One stretch of Rhodoferax lithotrophicus DNA includes these proteins:
- a CDS encoding FFLEELY motif protein, which yields MKASHEIREAMTQVARLRQTASDDTGLNQALKAVKHLQAQRFEGTYQDLLSHPVYAPSAHFFLEELYSAKDYSQRDAQFVRIADAIERTFPASVLATVLALTKLHQQTEELDMALALAWQQAENLPDAARYVTAWRAVGQRTARNWQLATVLDVGQTLGQLTRKPGLRMLLKMMRRPAELAGLGALHGFLEAGFDHFSSMSRQRDAVNTFLSTIRARESGWIDRLFDAHPATCETELTKTLECAPTPTA from the coding sequence ATGAAAGCTTCACATGAGATCCGCGAAGCCATGACCCAGGTGGCCAGACTTCGGCAAACTGCCAGCGATGATACGGGTCTGAACCAAGCCCTCAAAGCTGTCAAACATCTGCAAGCCCAACGTTTTGAAGGTACTTATCAGGATCTTCTGAGTCACCCGGTGTATGCCCCCAGCGCCCATTTTTTTCTGGAAGAGCTTTACAGTGCCAAAGACTACAGCCAACGCGATGCACAGTTTGTACGTATTGCGGATGCCATTGAGCGCACTTTTCCAGCATCCGTACTGGCCACCGTACTGGCCTTGACCAAACTTCATCAACAAACCGAAGAACTCGACATGGCTTTGGCTCTGGCTTGGCAGCAAGCCGAAAACTTGCCCGATGCCGCACGCTATGTAACCGCCTGGCGTGCGGTGGGACAACGCACAGCTCGTAACTGGCAATTGGCTACTGTTCTTGACGTGGGCCAGACGTTGGGTCAGCTGACACGCAAACCGGGCTTACGCATGCTGCTCAAAATGATGCGCCGTCCAGCCGAGCTGGCGGGCTTGGGAGCCTTGCATGGTTTTCTGGAAGCCGGTTTTGATCATTTTTCCAGCATGTCCCGCCAACGAGATGCCGTCAATACATTTTTAAGCACCATCCGCGCCCGTGAATCTGGCTGGATTGACCGCCTGTTTGATGCCCACCCTGCCACTTGTGAGACTGAACTAACCAAAACACTGGAATGTGCCCCAACACCAACGGCATGA
- a CDS encoding MBL fold metallo-hydrolase, whose translation MSRINFPKDITLFERGWLSSNSILITGSEHNTLIDSGYATHAVQTLALIKTALQGRPLDVLINTHLHSDHCGGNATLQAHYPELQTLIPPGHANLVADWDAYALSYTPTGQLCERFCFSTTLQPGTEIELGQQLWQIHAAPGHDTHSVILFEPTSRLLISADALWENGFGVVFPELDGLDAFNEVAQTLDLIESLRPTLIIPGHGGAFTDVNEALARARKRLNGFVQDPEKHIRYAAKVLIKFKLLEIQRIQFEELLAWANATDLVTHLHKFLASDTTLESWIDTVVNELVHAGAARREPAMVLNI comes from the coding sequence ATGAGCAGAATCAACTTCCCCAAAGACATCACACTGTTTGAGCGCGGCTGGTTGTCGTCCAACAGCATCCTGATCACCGGATCAGAACACAATACACTGATTGACAGCGGTTATGCCACCCATGCCGTACAAACCTTGGCGTTGATTAAAACAGCACTCCAAGGTCGGCCACTGGATGTACTGATCAACACCCACCTTCACAGCGACCATTGCGGTGGGAATGCCACATTACAAGCACATTACCCAGAGCTGCAAACGCTGATCCCTCCCGGCCACGCCAACCTCGTAGCAGACTGGGACGCTTATGCCCTTTCCTATACACCGACTGGGCAGTTGTGTGAGCGCTTCTGCTTCAGCACCACCTTACAACCCGGCACTGAAATCGAATTGGGTCAACAACTCTGGCAAATTCACGCTGCCCCAGGACATGACACCCATTCTGTAATTTTGTTTGAACCCACCTCACGCCTATTGATTTCAGCTGATGCGCTCTGGGAGAATGGTTTTGGGGTGGTGTTTCCAGAGTTGGACGGTCTCGATGCCTTCAACGAAGTCGCGCAGACACTGGACTTGATCGAATCACTTCGGCCCACCCTCATTATCCCCGGCCATGGCGGCGCATTTACCGATGTGAATGAAGCCTTGGCACGCGCCCGCAAACGACTTAATGGCTTTGTACAAGACCCCGAAAAACACATTCGTTATGCCGCCAAGGTGTTGATCAAGTTCAAGCTGCTGGAAATTCAGCGCATTCAATTTGAAGAATTGCTGGCTTGGGCAAACGCTACCGACCTGGTAACCCATCTACACAAGTTTCTAGCCTCAGACACTACGCTTGAATCTTGGATAGATACCGTGGTTAATGAATTGGTGCATGCTGGTGCGGCCAGAAGGGAACCAGCTATGGTATTGAACATATAA
- a CDS encoding porin, with translation MFFWLEISRLLFQYVQLPGTGCWLGVMQQVGCFTLCLTLENFEMKKSLIALAVLAASGAAMAQSSVTLYGLVDTFYANVSTDNGAGVTTSTNVLNSGAVNGSRWGLKGSEDLGGGLKANFQLESGFNNDTGAAAQGGLLFGRAAWVGFSGGFGAVSVGRIATPYYDVEGAQDAVFNSALSPEGLTFRSSTAGNAGSIGSAATTRSNNTIKYVAPAMSGFGAALSYSLDEKVYAAAAAGATPAVAAGRAVTSLNLTYAGGPVAVSFAYQNEAAYNGGSFTGVAVPATYGDINFTRLQGSYDFGGIVAKLGFGKAGNVGFVSGADATEYMLGVDYKASSALTLSAGYANSSDNTTLSGVADQTRKGFGLGAAYSLSKRTFLYGGYNTMTSAKTATPDSKVSLIAAGVQHRF, from the coding sequence ATGTTCTTTTGGCTGGAAATCAGCAGGCTTCTGTTTCAATACGTACAACTTCCTGGAACAGGATGTTGGCTCGGGGTGATGCAACAGGTTGGTTGTTTCACCTTATGTTTAACCTTGGAGAATTTTGAAATGAAAAAATCCCTGATTGCTTTGGCCGTTTTGGCAGCTTCTGGTGCCGCTATGGCCCAATCTTCTGTGACTTTGTACGGTTTGGTTGACACGTTTTATGCAAACGTCAGCACAGACAATGGTGCTGGTGTAACAACTTCTACCAACGTTCTGAACAGCGGTGCTGTCAACGGTTCACGCTGGGGCTTGAAAGGTTCTGAAGATCTGGGCGGCGGTCTGAAAGCCAACTTCCAATTGGAAAGTGGTTTTAACAACGATACCGGCGCTGCTGCTCAAGGTGGTTTGTTGTTTGGTCGCGCAGCTTGGGTTGGTTTCTCGGGTGGTTTTGGTGCTGTGAGCGTTGGTCGTATTGCTACACCTTACTACGATGTTGAAGGCGCTCAAGACGCGGTTTTTAACAGCGCTTTGTCACCAGAAGGTTTGACTTTCCGGTCAAGCACGGCGGGCAATGCAGGTTCTATTGGTTCTGCCGCTACTACACGCAGCAACAATACGATTAAATACGTAGCACCCGCTATGAGTGGTTTTGGTGCAGCTTTGAGCTATAGCTTGGATGAGAAAGTGTATGCAGCTGCCGCCGCTGGTGCAACGCCCGCAGTTGCTGCTGGTCGTGCTGTCACTTCATTGAATCTGACCTATGCTGGCGGCCCTGTGGCTGTGTCGTTTGCTTATCAAAATGAAGCCGCTTACAACGGTGGCTCTTTCACTGGTGTTGCAGTTCCTGCGACCTATGGTGACATCAACTTTACCCGCTTGCAAGGCAGCTATGACTTTGGCGGCATTGTTGCCAAGTTGGGCTTCGGTAAGGCTGGCAATGTAGGCTTCGTGTCTGGTGCAGACGCAACAGAATACATGTTGGGCGTGGATTACAAAGCATCCAGTGCATTGACCTTGTCAGCTGGCTATGCTAACTCCAGTGACAACACCACTCTGTCTGGTGTTGCAGACCAAACCCGTAAAGGTTTTGGCTTGGGCGCTGCATATAGCTTGTCCAAACGCACATTCCTGTACGGCGGTTATAACACTATGACCTCAGCTAAAACAGCCACACCAGACAGCAAAGTGTCTCTCATCGCTGCTGGCGTACAACATCGCTTCTAA
- a CDS encoding porin has protein sequence MNFCSLLQTSCKRLVWKFLTLGVFMKKSLVALAVLAASGASFAQSTVTLYGLADVFLGSVKADNGAGISTTTSLLNSGGVNTSRWGVKGSEDLGGGLKANFLLEQGFNLDTGAATAGQAFSRQSYVGFSGGFGEVKLGKVWTAYDDVSGASDAIFDAGALAPMNLIFKSTGYQANPGNTVYYATPAMGGFGAAVSYSLDEKVAGAAAVTSFNVTYGAGPVAVQLGYQSEDITNTALLPEDQKFTRLGATYDFGVATAKLTYGKVNNLGNATGVDTTEYQIGADFPVSAALTLSASYAKSDESGLAFNPSRKGYGIAGAYTLSKRTFLYGGYTYVTTTQAGAGDATGSALAVGVQHKF, from the coding sequence GTGAATTTTTGTTCGCTGCTCCAAACGAGTTGTAAGCGGCTTGTTTGGAAATTTTTAACCTTAGGAGTTTTTATGAAAAAAAGTTTAGTTGCCTTGGCAGTTCTCGCTGCATCTGGTGCATCGTTTGCACAATCTACCGTGACTCTGTACGGCCTTGCTGACGTTTTCCTCGGCTCTGTCAAAGCAGATAACGGCGCTGGTATCAGCACAACCACTTCTCTGTTGAACAGTGGCGGTGTGAATACCTCACGTTGGGGTGTCAAGGGTTCTGAAGATTTGGGCGGTGGCTTGAAAGCCAACTTCTTGCTGGAACAAGGCTTTAACCTGGACACAGGTGCTGCCACCGCTGGTCAAGCGTTCTCTCGCCAATCGTATGTTGGTTTTTCCGGCGGCTTTGGTGAAGTCAAGCTCGGCAAAGTTTGGACTGCATACGATGACGTAAGTGGCGCTTCTGATGCCATTTTTGACGCTGGTGCATTGGCCCCCATGAACCTCATTTTCAAGAGCACGGGTTATCAAGCCAATCCAGGCAACACTGTTTACTACGCAACACCCGCAATGGGTGGGTTTGGTGCCGCAGTCAGCTACAGCTTGGATGAAAAAGTGGCAGGCGCAGCAGCAGTTACCAGCTTCAATGTTACTTATGGTGCTGGTCCTGTTGCCGTTCAGTTGGGTTATCAATCTGAAGATATCACCAACACCGCTCTGTTGCCTGAAGATCAAAAGTTCACCCGTTTGGGCGCAACGTATGACTTTGGTGTTGCCACTGCCAAGCTGACCTACGGCAAGGTGAACAACTTGGGTAATGCAACTGGTGTTGACACCACTGAATACCAAATCGGTGCTGACTTCCCTGTGAGTGCCGCTTTGACTTTGTCTGCCAGCTACGCCAAGTCTGATGAATCAGGTCTTGCATTCAACCCATCTCGTAAGGGTTATGGCATTGCTGGTGCATACACCTTGTCCAAACGTACCTTCCTGTATGGTGGTTACACCTATGTCACCACCACACAAGCAGGTGCTGGTGATGCAACAGGTAGTGCCTTGGCTGTTGGTGTGCAACATAAGTTCTAA
- a CDS encoding porin → MNQSAPSNTLKINMCHMALACALCCTSLAQAQTGTGVTLYGLADAGITSVSGLKAGTVTQVASGIMEGSRWGMKGNEDLGGGYRTIFTLESRVELDTGAAGNKPISGSQLSDRFSQAALLGLPAALQPAVAGVDAALAAQFGVNVTNALFDRQAYVGLVTPFGGFLAGRQYTPAFETNAAYDIMETQSGLSAGQIVAFPAVLEIRANNALSYRFVKDGISGSFMYAAGEVAGDDSKNRLLGLNANYQTGNFSMGFGYNTKNNELGSSSLTTSVFGASMKFGNDKLSGMVIKITDDNPSGMSAIAPLLTPSVGAATATLVQNAFINAFRQDGTLFHIGYRHVTGPHSVSVAYSSYDDNRPANADVTSYGVAYTYSLSKRTDLNAVLVRFDNQNLAQIAPGGNGYLGGITATAGTGSTSMAFGIRHRF, encoded by the coding sequence ATGAACCAATCTGCTCCATCGAACACTTTAAAAATCAATATGTGCCACATGGCATTGGCCTGTGCATTGTGTTGCACCAGTCTGGCACAAGCACAGACCGGCACGGGGGTAACACTTTACGGCTTGGCCGATGCAGGCATCACGTCAGTGAGCGGCCTGAAAGCTGGCACGGTAACCCAAGTGGCCAGCGGCATCATGGAGGGTTCGCGCTGGGGCATGAAGGGTAATGAAGACTTGGGAGGCGGATACCGCACGATCTTTACGCTGGAATCCCGTGTTGAACTGGACACAGGTGCCGCTGGCAACAAACCGATTTCGGGCTCACAGCTATCAGATCGCTTCTCACAAGCCGCACTGCTGGGCTTACCAGCGGCACTACAACCCGCAGTTGCAGGTGTAGATGCCGCGCTGGCCGCCCAATTTGGCGTGAACGTAACCAACGCTTTATTTGACCGCCAGGCTTATGTTGGCCTAGTGACTCCTTTTGGTGGTTTTTTGGCTGGCCGCCAGTACACACCAGCATTTGAAACCAATGCGGCGTATGACATCATGGAAACCCAATCAGGTTTATCTGCGGGTCAAATCGTGGCTTTTCCTGCCGTGCTTGAAATTCGGGCAAACAACGCACTGTCATACCGATTTGTCAAAGACGGTATTTCTGGCTCATTCATGTATGCAGCCGGTGAAGTGGCTGGTGATGACAGCAAAAACCGGTTACTTGGCCTGAATGCCAACTACCAGACTGGCAATTTTTCGATGGGCTTTGGATACAACACCAAAAACAATGAGTTGGGCAGCAGTTCTCTGACGACTTCTGTTTTTGGTGCTTCCATGAAATTTGGCAACGACAAGCTCTCTGGGATGGTGATTAAGATTACCGATGACAACCCAAGTGGCATGTCTGCGATTGCCCCATTACTCACACCCTCCGTAGGTGCAGCCACGGCTACTTTGGTACAAAACGCATTTATCAATGCATTTAGACAAGACGGAACCTTATTCCACATCGGTTACCGCCACGTTACAGGTCCCCACTCTGTGTCCGTGGCTTACAGCAGCTATGACGACAATCGCCCGGCCAACGCAGATGTCACCTCTTATGGTGTGGCATATACCTATTCACTCTCGAAACGCACCGATCTGAATGCCGTTCTAGTACGGTTTGACAACCAAAACCTGGCTCAAATTGCACCCGGTGGTAATGGTTACCTCGGTGGCATCACAGCCACCGCAGGCACTGGATCAACCAGCATGGCTTTTGGTATTCGTCATCGGTTCTGA